In the Sebaldella sp. S0638 genome, TTTGTTTATCTATTTCACTACCTTAATTTTATCTTTTTCTTGGCGTTTGCTTCTTCTTCTATTTTCATTGTCCTTTTGTCGTCTCCATTTTCCGTTGACAAGGAATATACTATCAAATATAAAAAGTTTTGTCAACGACTTTTTTTCATTTTTTTTGTTTTTTTTTATCTATTGGTATTTTACCATTGATTTTACTGACTTTAACTTTTGAAAAAAAATTGCTTTTTCTCTCCGGACTGCTGTGCAGCCTTATTTTTCTTTCATGTTTTTTCATCAATCTTTTTTATATTTCAAATATTTTTTTATCTTTTTTCAATAATTCAGGCTTTTTCATATCTAATATAGTATATATATTCTATGATTTAATGAATTCTTTGATATTTTCATTTTCTGTTACATATATATAAGTATGGTTTTATTTTTTTTACGGCACTGCACCTACGTTAATTTAGTATATTAAAAGTTCTTTATTAACAGGTGTAAATTTTTGTAATTATGCTTTTCAAAAACTCTGAATTGTTTTTATTAAATTATGGGTTATCATTATAGTGGGTGAGATAATATGAAAATTAATAGCCGGTTGTTGAAAATTGTTAATTTTTTGTATCAGAATAATTCAACTAATATCAAAGAAATAGCACAGTCTCTGGATATAAGCGAACGTGCTGTCAGGTATGAAATTGATAATCTTAATTTTATACTGGAAATGAATGGTGTCCCCGGAGTAAAAAAACTTCCTATGGGTACTTTGAAAATTGATAAGAGTTTTTTTAAGACAAAATATGTTCCTTTATTGCATAATATAGTAAAGGAAAGTAAACAGGACAGAAGTAATTTTATCAAATTTCTGTTTCTTATCGAGAACTCTATTAACATTTCCCAAACAGCCAAGAAGCTGGGAATCAGCAGAGCTACTGTAAAAAATGATTTACTTGGATTAGAAGAAGAATTCAGAATGAATAATATAGTAACAGAAGGTCAAACTATTATTTCTTCTGAAAAAAATACAAGAGATTATCTGTTAAAATGTTTTTCCAAAGACATAAATTCTTTGAATTACTCCATATCTAACAAAAATGAACTGATCCATATGTACCTTTCAGAAAGAATAAATCCAGTTCATATTCATGCAATAAAAGAATTTATCCAGCAAATGACCAGTGTTTTTAAAAATACTGATAATACTTTTTATGAATTTATATTCTCTTATATAGCAGTAATTATTTTAAGAATAAGAGAGAAGAGAGGATTATATGATATCGAAAATGAAAATTTTCTCGAAAATATAGATGAATATCGTATTATTTCTGAGCAGGCGGAGTTTTTGGAAAATTCTCTGAATATAAAATTTACTAAAGTAGAAAAACTGCAGTTAACAGATTATATTTTAGGTTTTGTTTCTTATTCATACAACACTTCAGTTTTGGAGAACTGGATTGAAATTGAAATATTCGTTAAGGATCTGATAGCTTTGGTTAATGAAAGTCTTGATCATGATATCCTTGGTGACGAACAGCTCGCCGAAGGACTTTTGAACCACATGAAACCACTTATTTACAGACTGAAAAATAATTTTTCAGTAAATAGTGATATTTATATAAAAGCTGTTGAGGAACATTTCAATATTTTTTATCTGATAAAAAAATCTCTGGGGAAATTTAACTCCATAATAGGAGAGGAAATTTCCGATTCGGAGATAGCACTGCTGACATTGCATTTTCTGGCTTCTATTGAGAGAAATAAAGATAAAAACGATAATTATAATAAGAATATTCTATTAGTCTGTTACGGCGGTTATGGTACTTCAATGCTTGTAAAAAATACTCTTGAACAAAACTATCATGTAAAAATAGAAAGTGTAATATCTTATTTTCAGCTTTCAAATTATAATCTTTCAAATATAGACTATATTATAAGTACAGTTAAGCTGAAAAATAAGCTGGCATACCCTGAAAAACCTGAAATTATCGAAATAACTCCGTTTTTTTCCATAGAGGATCAAAAAACACTGGAAGAAAACTGCATTTTTAAGAAAAAAAACAATGAAATCAATGTATCTGTAAACGAAATAGTAAAAATTGTAAAGAAATATGCAACTATCCATAACCCTGAAAGCTTAAACCATGAACTTGTAAAGATTTTTGATAAAGAAACTTTTTATCCGGTTAAGGAAAATAATTTTATGGATTTTATCTCACCCGATAAAATTCAATACACAGAAAGTGTAAAAGACTGGAAAGAAAGTATTCATCTGGCTGGCAGCAGACTCTTGCAGTCTGGTCATATTAACAAGGCATATATAGAAGAAATTATCAGTATCACCGAAAATTTTGGAGCATACTTTGTTTTAGGCAATAAAATAGCTATCCCTCATGGACAGCTTGCTAAAAATGTTTATAAAAACGGAATCAGTGTACTTTATGTAAAAAATCCCGTTATCTTCCCAAATAATAAAAGTGTTTCCCTGATATTTTTTATGGCTGCACTGGAAAAAAATGCCCATCTAAAGAGTCTTGCATCTCTTCTGGATCTGGCTAAAAACAAGAAATTTTTAATAGAAATAGAAAAAATAAATAATAATATCGGACTTTTCGATTTAATTGAACAATATTCGGAGTGAGAAAAATGAATTTAATTGAATTTTTTAATGAAAAAAACATAGAGCTGGATCTGATATCAGAGTCTCCAGAAGAAATTATCAGAGCAGGAGGAAATCTTTTGATGGAAAACGGCTCTGTTCTGGAAGGCTATATTGATGAAATGCTTAACAGCTATAAAAAACTCAAAGCATATATGGTTATTTCCCCTGGAATAGCCATTCCACATGCAAGACCTGATTCTTCTGTTATAAAATCAGGAATCTCTTTTATACGGCTGAAAAACCCGGTCTTTTTCGGACATCCTGAAAATGACCCTGTTAGTCTTGTATTCTCTATTGCCGGTACCAGCGGTGATAATCATATAGAACTTATTCAGATGTTAAGCGAGATCTTATTTGACAAAAATATTATGAATGGTCTTTATAATGTAAAAACAAAAGAAGACTTTTTAAAATTATTATCTGAGAAGGAGGGAAAATAATGAGAATAATAACAGTCTGCGGAATGGGATTTGGTACCAGTCTTATGCTCCTTATGAGCATACAGAAAATCGGAACAAAATATAATATGAGTATTACCGGCGAAGCTGTGGATCTCTCATCAATGCACGGATTAAAAGCTGATCTGATTGTAGCTTCTTCTGAGATAGCAAAAGAAATCAGAGATACCGACATTCCGGTTATCGGTATTACAAATATGCTTGATGAAGACGAAATAGAAAACAAAGTCATACCTGCACTGCAAAATTTATAATATTTTATAAACTATAAAAGGAGGTTTTTAGAACTATGAAATTTTTATTATATCATGTTATCAGCATCCTGAAAAACCCGGCTTTTGTTCTGGGAATTATAGCATTTATCGGATTATTATCACTGAAAAGAAGTTTTTCCGACTGTATAAAAGGAACAGTAAAAACTATACTCGGATTTCTTATCCTACAGGTAGGGGCAGGTGCCATAGTGGGCGCTCTTATACCTTTTAGCACACTTTTTACGGCAGCTTTTGGTTTTACAGGAATAGTTGCCGAAGATAACTCTTTAGTAGCGGCAGTTCAGCAGTTTCTTGGTATTGAAACTGCGTTGATTATGCTTTTCTCTTTTATAATAAATATCCTTCTGGCAAAATTTACTAAGTGGAAATATATATTCCTTACTGGACACATGATGTTTTCCTTTGCGGGAACAATGGCGATTTTATTTGATCAGATGGGATTTTCAAGAATACAGATCATAATTTTCGGTTCAGTAATACAGGGAATATCTATGGTTTTTTTCCCTGCTATATCTCAGCCTATGGTTAGAAAAGTAACAGGAAATGACAATGTTGCCTTTGGTTTCTGGGGAAGTTCCCTTATTACATTTTGCGGTTATCTGGGAGGATTTGTAGGAAATAAGGAGCATTCCTCAGAAGATGTAAAGGTTTCAAATAAACTGGATTTCCTGAAAGACATGGGGGTTCTCATGTCTATTGTAATGGTGTGTGTTTATCTCGTAACCTCGATATTTGCCGGAAAAGAAAACCTTGTGGCAATTACAGGTGACAGCTCTGTTGTTTCATTCAGTCTTATGACTGCACTTAATTTTGTGGCCGGAATTCTTGTACTTCTTCAAGGGGTAAGAATGTTTCTGGGAGAGATAGTTCCTGCATTTAAAGGTTTCTCTGATAAAATAGTTCCCGGGGCAAAACCGGCACTTGATGTTCCTATCTTTTATTCTTATGCTCCCATTGCAGTTACTATAGGTTTCTTATCTGCTATGGCCGGCGGGATAGTAGTAACATTTATATCAAAATTTCTGCCTGTTACTGTTTTGCCGAGTGTTATAGGACTTTTCTTTATGGGAGGCGCTGCAGGTGTTTTTGGTAATACCACCGGCGGAAGAAGAGGTGCTGTAGTATCAGGATTTGTTTTAGGATTCCTGTTTTCACTTATTATAGCTCTTGCTTACCCTTTGCTGGATCTAAGTGCATATAACATACAGGGGCTTTGGTTTGCTTCTACTGATGCTATTTTCGTAGTCATCATTATAAGGGTTATAGGATTTATATTTGGTATCAAATAATTTTAGGAGGAAAAACAAATGAAAAAAATAAGAACAATTCTGGGGGATATTGAGAGGGAAAAACTTGGCTTTACATATACGCATGAACATTTAATCGCCGTTCCTCCTGCTCATCAGAAAGACAGAGATCTGGAATTAAATGATTATTATAAATCTTACTCGGAACTTTTGAAATTCAAAGATGCAGGCGGACAAACCCTTGTAGAGGCTTCTACTCTGGACTACGGCCGAAGTGTAAAACAAATGCGGCAAATGTCTGTTGATTCTAATATAAATGTAGTTTTTACCACAGGATTTAATAAACACATCTATTATCCCGAATGGGTTTCGGAAAAAAGTATAGAAGAAATTACTGAAATACTTGTAAATGACGTTACAAAAGGTGCAGAGGGTACTGATTCCAAAGCCGGATTTCTAAAAGGCGGCTCATGGTACAATCTTATCCATTCCCTTGAGGAAAAGACGACTATTGCTATAGGAAAGGCCGCTGTTCTTACAGGAGCACCTGTGTGGCTTCATACAGAAGCAGGTACTATGGGGATGGAAATGCTTGATATACTTGAAGAGGAAAACGTTGACCTTACCAAAGTAGCTGTGGGGCACTCTGACAGAAATGCCGATTTATTTTATCATTTGGAACTTTTGAAAAGAGGCGCTTATGTTCAGTTTGACGGAGTGGGCAAAGTAAAATACTACCCTGACAGCACTAGAATAGAGCTTATTAAGGGAATTATCGATGCCGGATTCGAGGACAAGCTGCTTATTTCAGGTGATATGGGACGTCAGTCTTATCTTCACTCATATGGCGGCGGACCGGGATTCGAGTTTATTATAAAGAAATTCATTCCAAGAATGCAGGCCGAAGGTATCAGCAATGAATTCATAGCAAAAATTTTCCTGAAAAATCCTGCTGACTGGCTTGCTCAGTTTTAAGGAGTATGATTAAAATGGAAAATTTTGAAATTGAATTTATGACAAGAACAGAAGTAAAGGAACATCTTGCTAAAAATCCTGTTATGATTCTTCCCACAGGTTCTACCGAGCAGCACGGTTTTCATCTTCCTTTAGGGACTGATACTATTCTTGCGAAAGCACTTGCACGAATGGTAGCTGCAAAAACAGACTCACTTATAATCCCTGCGCTTTATTACGGATATTCATGGGTCTGGCATAAGATTCCCGGTACTATAACTCTGGAACAGGAACATTTTAAAACAGTTTTGAAAGATATTATCAAAAGTGTAGATGAATACGGGACAAAACTTTTGATTATAATAAACGGACATGATGCTAATAATCAGTCTATAAAATATGCTGTAAGAGAAATGAAGTACCAGACTGATATGAAAATTCTTTATTTTTTCTATCCGAGGTTTTCTGAAATATATAAAAAATATTGTGTATCAGAGATAAAAAATAATCTGTTTCATGCCGAGGAATTTGAAACTTCGCTTATGCTTGCAGAAAATGACAAACTTGTGGATATGACCAAAGCAGTAAAGGAATATCCTGAATATACCCCGTTATACTCTTATACAAATGAAGTTCTCGGTGATATAAGTGCAAGCGGTGTATTTGGAGATGCCACTGCCGGGGATAAAGAAAAAGGAATAAAAATGTTTGAGGAGTTTTCCAATGAAATTTGTAAAGCTGTTGCTCTTTTAAAAACTAATAAATTATAAGGTGAAATATATGATAAATTCTAAAATAACAGGAATATTCAGAAACGTGGATGAAAGCAAAATTCTCAAAGCGGCAGAAATTTTGATTAGTAATAATATAGATACTTTTGAGGTCTCATATAATTCTCAGGATGCAGTAAAACAAATAAAACTTTTGAAAAAAAATTATCCTGATGCTAAAATCGGTGTCGGTACTATCTTAAATACAGAAGATCTGAAAAAAACAGAAGAAGCAGAACCGGATTTTGTTTTTACTCCTTCTGTTAATAAAGAAGTTCTTGAGTATTCTAAAAAAAATAATATAAATCTTATTCCGGGAGTCTTTTCTCCCAGTGAAGTGGCTTTATGTCTAAATTATGGTTTCAGTCTTCAAAAGTTATTTCCAGCTGAAAACCTTTCGGAAACATATGTAAAAAATTTGAAAGGTCCATTTAATAACGCTGATTTTCTTGCTGTGGGCGGTGTTACCAAAGATAATATAACAGATTTTTTCAAAATGGGTTATATTGGAGTCGGCATGGGGTCAAGTCTCATCAAAAACGAATTTTTGAAAAATGACGACTGGAATGCTTTAGATAAGCATATTAAAGATATACTGAATCTCATAAATGATTTTTTGTAAAATTTAAAAATATAAAATATGTAAGCTTTAGTAAATTTTTGAAATATATTTTGTACCATAAACAAACCCGCTGTTACTTTTTAAATAAAAAATCCTTCAGGATGTAACTTTTCCTCTGAAGGATTTTATTTTATTTCTGATATTTTATTCTCTGGCAAGGCTGAATTCTATCCCGCCTGTGAGTTCGTTGTTTCCGCTGTAATCAAGATATTTATCCTTAAAGTTTATTTTTCTGTTTTGCTCATCTACCACATTATAGCTTACATACGGATTTACAGTAAATTTCCCTATACCTGTATCAAAGGTATGTGAATAAAGCAGTTTCGGCGATACATAAAACCCGTTATTCTGCTGATGGTCGCCTGTTAGTCTTTCCCATTGGTTAACTACATTCAGATCAAGACCAAATCCGTAATATCTCGGTGAAGAATATGTTAATAATGCTATATAATTCAAATATACCGAGCTGTCTTTGTCAGACCCTGTATTTTTGGCATTTGTAGGTTTTCTAAGATGATTATTCAGCTGAACACCGTATATTATATTCCCGTATTTGCTTAGTAATATCGGTCCGCCCACAGCCAGATCAAGATCACCGCCGATACCTTCCGTACCTGTATCTTTATAATCCATTGTATATTTATCATGATCATTGTAATACACTACTCTCGGCGTTATACTAAACTGCTGCTGCCCCCAGAAAGTGAATCCTGTCATAGAACCCAGATAAAATTCATATCCATGCCCGTTTAACTGCTTCAAAGGTATCAATCCGTCAAAGTAACCGATTTTTACATTATCTGAATTTCCATATTTAAATCCCAGCATCAGTTCTGATTCTTTCCCGCCCAGTTTATATCCTTTACTCAGATAAAAATCCGTAGCCCAGGCATCTCCGGCGCTGTCTCCGTCTGTATTATAAAAATTACGTTTCGTCGCGTCAAAGTTAAACATAAGCCCTGCCCACTCATCATCAAGTAATATTTTACCGGATAATTCATTAAAAAACTGCCCGTACTGGAATTTTGAACTATCCATATTCCCAGCTCCATATCCGGTATTAAATTTTAACTCTTTCAAATCATCTGCGTATACAAACGATGAAAGTACAGCCAAAATAAATATATATCCTATTCTTTTCATAATTTTCTCCTAACTGTAATTTTGATTGTATGAATATAAAGTTACAAATCAGGAGCCTAAAGCTCCTGACCTGATAAATATTAATATTATTTGTTTTATTTAGTCGTTACTCTTACAGGACCTGCTATACTGTTAAACAAAAGATCTCCGTTAGGTAAAAATTGTACTATTGCATAAGCTCCGTTTCCATAGTTATCAAATCCGAATTTTGCTCTGTATACTGTTTTACCATTATCCCAGTCTAGTCCTGTTACTTCCCATCCTGTTTTTTCCACATATCCGTTTACGAATACTATATTTGACCCTGCACTTACTGAAGGAACCATACTAATCGAAGATACATCTCCTCTTGCCCATACAGATTTCCATGAATCTGTTTTTGGATCCCATTGTACTCTTTCTACTCCCACAGGCGGTTTAATTACCGGACCAAGTGCTATTACTCCGACTAATCTATCATCTGGTGCTTTATCCACTATATTATTCACAACAAATGCTCCGTAGCCTTTTACCACCACTGATTGTTCAGACTGTATCCATTTTGCAGTTTTTGGCTGACCCGCTGTTATAGGCATCTGATCCGCTATACGGTTTGATTTTGTTCCTGGTTTTTGTTTGAATCCTGCTGGTATTTCATCTCTCCAAAATGCTACTATATTCATTCGGTTTGCTCCGTCAGTAATTACCACAAGTTTATCCTCATCAGAACCAAATCCCATTAAAGTAGGTGTAGACCCTGTACCTTTTCCAAATTTTACTGAAGGTGGCTGCTGTCCTGTATCATATGCTGTTTTCCATGCTCCGTCTTTCTCATCCTGTGATAATTTTGTTCCTGTCCAAACTACCTTTCTCATATATTTATCAGAAGCTACATAAATTGCATTTTTTTCATCAACTGCTATTGAATTCGATATAGCTTCGTCACTTTCAAACTGAGCTGTTACAGGATTTTTAAAATCTCTTCCTACCACAGTAACTGAATGAGTACCAACTACTATTATTTTCCCGTCATATGTCATACTTATACCTTCTATATGTTCGTTACTTTGTAAAAAACCTTTGGCATCAAGTATTTTGTCTATTTTTATTCCTTTCGAAGGATTGTTTTTATCTATAAGGCTAAAAGCGTATATGCTGCTTCCAAGAAAATTCGCATATACCGTATTATTAGAATCTGCTACATTGTATGTCCCGTTTGCTATACGTGCAAGACTATTGTCTATTTTATAAATATTTTTTATAGCATCTTCAACTTCTGTTACGCTTTTATACTTTTTATTTAGCACTTCTTTATGCTGCTCTGGTGTTATAACTGCCATTCCCGGAACATTAAGTCTTGCTACTTCTTTGAATTCACCATTTGCTATATTAATATAAGTAACTCCCTGTGTAGAAACTCCCCACATATAATCCGGAGATGTAGATGCAAGAGTTATTATATTTATTGGTCCCCCTGTTACTTTTTTCATATTTTGTAAATTTACTGAATAATCACCTTTATTCACTTGATAAGGAAATGAATCAGACTGTGATGAATCAAAATGTGTTATTCCGTATAAAGGTGCTGAAAGATACGGATTTGGTTTCGCTGTATTTTCTGCATACAGACTCCCTGTTAAAATGATTGGTACTATACCTTTTACAATTGCTTTTTTCGATATTCTAAATATCTTATTAGCTATCATTCTTATTCCTCCCGATTGTTATATATTTTTTACAATACCTAAGACAAAAAGAAACTAAATATTTTATAAAATTTTTTCAATCATTTTACTGTACAACTTCATCAATTATTGTTATAACAAAATAACTTGACCGTGTCAACAGTTTTTTTGTAGATACACTTATAATATTTTTAGTTTCATGCAAAAAATGGATAAACGATACTCATTTTTTTGTTATAATTATCTTTTATTTTTTGGGGATGTTCTTTTTTTATTTCGGCTTTGGATGAACTTTTTGTGTTCTTTGTTGAAGCTTTAGTTTTAACTGATTGCTTAACTTTACTCTTTATACGATTATCTATCTGCATTTTTTCTGATTTTGATAACATTTCAGTTAATTCCTTGTAAAATGGTATGATATTTCTTTTCAGTATTTTTAGTCCTGTATGTCCTCCTACCATTTGAAGGATTATTCTTATCCACAAGGACAAAAGCATATATTTTACTTTCGTTAAAATCTGCATATAATGTATTTTCAGAATCTACAACACTATAAACACCATTTATAATACGTTCCAAACCATTTTCTATTCCACAAACATTTTTTACTGCCGAATCCACTTCAGCTGCACTTTTATATTTTTTTCTCAATACTTCTTCATGCTGTTTTTCAGCAATAACTTTTATGCCTGGAACATCCAGCTTTGTTGTTTCCTTAAAATTAGTACCTGATACATTAATATAAGCGACTCCTTGTGTAGAAACTCCCCACATATAATCAGTTGAAGTCGTTGCCAAAGTCATTATATTTATCAGCCCTTCGCTCACATACTGCATGTTTTTCAAATCAACAGAGTATTTTACCTTATAAGAGAACGTATCAGACTGTCCTGAGTCAAAACGCATTATAGTATATATCGGTGCCGTGAAAACAAGGGTTTCCTTCCGTATATAAACTTCCTGTTATCAGCAGCGGTAATAAGCTTTTGGCTGCTATTTTTCCTGATGTTTCCAATATTATATTTCCTGCCATTTTTGTTGCCCTCCTAATTTTTTTCATTTTCAAAAATAAAAATAAAACAATACATTTCATTATGTTACTTTCAAATATTCTATCTTTACATTTATCTGTCCAAATATAATATTCCACCTCCCTGCTGTCTGATTTCAATCTATTTTTATTTTTTAAATGACAATATTCAGTTTCAAAATCTATATTTAATTTTTTTACTGCCTCATTTAATTGCACCTTTTCTGTCATTACTTTCATATTTCATGACCTTTATATATCTATTCTTATTTTTTCAGGTGTAAGAAAAGAGTGTTCCTGATACAAACACACCAATTTTTTTTCAGAAACACTCTTTTTTTTTACTTTTTTACTAAAACACAGCTTTTAATGTTACTCCTGCTCTATACTCATTCTCGTTGCTGTTACCTGTTTTATATTCCCCTGTCAGAAATATTCCGTATCTGTCCTCTATTTCTGCTCCTATTATTGCCTTTGTGCTTAATACTCCTTTTTCTTCCTCCGGCTTTGATAATTTATGATAATCTGTTTCCACATTTACCAGTTTTGCATGCTCTCTTTCGTTCAAATCTCCCAGTTCATAACCATACGCTACATCCAAAGCACCTTTCAGTTTCCACTGGTTCTTTTCTCCCAGCGCCATTTCTCCTTTTAGTTCCACTCCTGCTTTTGGTTTTGCGCTCCACGCATCATTTC is a window encoding:
- a CDS encoding phosphotriesterase; the encoded protein is MKKIRTILGDIEREKLGFTYTHEHLIAVPPAHQKDRDLELNDYYKSYSELLKFKDAGGQTLVEASTLDYGRSVKQMRQMSVDSNINVVFTTGFNKHIYYPEWVSEKSIEEITEILVNDVTKGAEGTDSKAGFLKGGSWYNLIHSLEEKTTIAIGKAAVLTGAPVWLHTEAGTMGMEMLDILEEENVDLTKVAVGHSDRNADLFYHLELLKRGAYVQFDGVGKVKYYPDSTRIELIKGIIDAGFEDKLLISGDMGRQSYLHSYGGGPGFEFIIKKFIPRMQAEGISNEFIAKIFLKNPADWLAQF
- a CDS encoding bifunctional 4-hydroxy-2-oxoglutarate aldolase/2-dehydro-3-deoxy-phosphogluconate aldolase, yielding MINSKITGIFRNVDESKILKAAEILISNNIDTFEVSYNSQDAVKQIKLLKKNYPDAKIGVGTILNTEDLKKTEEAEPDFVFTPSVNKEVLEYSKKNNINLIPGVFSPSEVALCLNYGFSLQKLFPAENLSETYVKNLKGPFNNADFLAVGGVTKDNITDFFKMGYIGVGMGSSLIKNEFLKNDDWNALDKHIKDILNLINDFL
- a CDS encoding PTS ascorbate transporter subunit IIC — its product is MKFLLYHVISILKNPAFVLGIIAFIGLLSLKRSFSDCIKGTVKTILGFLILQVGAGAIVGALIPFSTLFTAAFGFTGIVAEDNSLVAAVQQFLGIETALIMLFSFIINILLAKFTKWKYIFLTGHMMFSFAGTMAILFDQMGFSRIQIIIFGSVIQGISMVFFPAISQPMVRKVTGNDNVAFGFWGSSLITFCGYLGGFVGNKEHSSEDVKVSNKLDFLKDMGVLMSIVMVCVYLVTSIFAGKENLVAITGDSSVVSFSLMTALNFVAGILVLLQGVRMFLGEIVPAFKGFSDKIVPGAKPALDVPIFYSYAPIAVTIGFLSAMAGGIVVTFISKFLPVTVLPSVIGLFFMGGAAGVFGNTTGGRRGAVVSGFVLGFLFSLIIALAYPLLDLSAYNIQGLWFASTDAIFVVIIIRVIGFIFGIK
- a CDS encoding transcription antiterminator, coding for MKINSRLLKIVNFLYQNNSTNIKEIAQSLDISERAVRYEIDNLNFILEMNGVPGVKKLPMGTLKIDKSFFKTKYVPLLHNIVKESKQDRSNFIKFLFLIENSINISQTAKKLGISRATVKNDLLGLEEEFRMNNIVTEGQTIISSEKNTRDYLLKCFSKDINSLNYSISNKNELIHMYLSERINPVHIHAIKEFIQQMTSVFKNTDNTFYEFIFSYIAVIILRIREKRGLYDIENENFLENIDEYRIISEQAEFLENSLNIKFTKVEKLQLTDYILGFVSYSYNTSVLENWIEIEIFVKDLIALVNESLDHDILGDEQLAEGLLNHMKPLIYRLKNNFSVNSDIYIKAVEEHFNIFYLIKKSLGKFNSIIGEEISDSEIALLTLHFLASIERNKDKNDNYNKNILLVCYGGYGTSMLVKNTLEQNYHVKIESVISYFQLSNYNLSNIDYIISTVKLKNKLAYPEKPEIIEITPFFSIEDQKTLEENCIFKKKNNEINVSVNEIVKIVKKYATIHNPESLNHELVKIFDKETFYPVKENNFMDFISPDKIQYTESVKDWKESIHLAGSRLLQSGHINKAYIEEIISITENFGAYFVLGNKIAIPHGQLAKNVYKNGISVLYVKNPVIFPNNKSVSLIFFMAALEKNAHLKSLASLLDLAKNKKFLIEIEKINNNIGLFDLIEQYSE
- a CDS encoding autotransporter outer membrane beta-barrel domain-containing protein — its product is TDRNIDWTNAGRSELNGTYETYSISSNNKLGKELSLGKNASITPYGGLDVTYMTRPTFSEDGLEALEVQGNDAWSAKPKAGVELKGEMALGEKNQWKLKGALDVAYGYELGDLNEREHAKLVNVETDYHKLSKPEEEKGVLSTKAIIGAEIEDRYGIFLTGEYKTGNSNENEYRAGVTLKAVF
- a CDS encoding PTS sugar transporter subunit IIB, giving the protein MRIITVCGMGFGTSLMLLMSIQKIGTKYNMSITGEAVDLSSMHGLKADLIVASSEIAKEIRDTDIPVIGITNMLDEDEIENKVIPALQNL
- a CDS encoding creatininase family protein; this encodes MENFEIEFMTRTEVKEHLAKNPVMILPTGSTEQHGFHLPLGTDTILAKALARMVAAKTDSLIIPALYYGYSWVWHKIPGTITLEQEHFKTVLKDIIKSVDEYGTKLLIIINGHDANNQSIKYAVREMKYQTDMKILYFFYPRFSEIYKKYCVSEIKNNLFHAEEFETSLMLAENDKLVDMTKAVKEYPEYTPLYSYTNEVLGDISASGVFGDATAGDKEKGIKMFEEFSNEICKAVALLKTNKL
- a CDS encoding PTS sugar transporter subunit IIA, which produces MNLIEFFNEKNIELDLISESPEEIIRAGGNLLMENGSVLEGYIDEMLNSYKKLKAYMVISPGIAIPHARPDSSVIKSGISFIRLKNPVFFGHPENDPVSLVFSIAGTSGDNHIELIQMLSEILFDKNIMNGLYNVKTKEDFLKLLSEKEGK